From the Sebastes fasciatus isolate fSebFas1 chromosome 3, fSebFas1.pri, whole genome shotgun sequence genome, one window contains:
- the LOC141765179 gene encoding uncharacterized protein LOC141765179 isoform X2, translated as MPSHRRGRSLSEALTLERSAEGGLVVSSIDDSSSANQGLKEGDELLGATINFDHLSKAEVLEVLKLMEPFDDKIQVLTRNNMSKSLGNLHQSAKNPETMLKDSYDKLYNARIKKFMKGDLLSADEDSVNTEVTAKQILQSSSNVNQKHDMGLPRLGVDFGLLKSKTLTTDIGADSQYGAAGELAYDNNLNLPPLGLGLNGTTLSGAQVPRLKVDARNPQFDTPDFHLSGTLPEGPNTTAGIQLPNNDTVDLTMPNLQRPQIGLESNPTFRAPEMGMDLNGSDVSTRDMGINLNGGDITGPSFDTGVPKVGIEGTNKMPKFKMPDLGLSGPSLSSPEGEVNTPDVGTPDVPSGKLGLMYSKRLKNPDLNVDNPSGYVESPKLSLTGRSPDLDLDIPGVDVPQLDLHGQDIDIPSGKFKVPLKKQKIDLKSTDLDVDAPFGKLTKPKFGFTGKSEVDVKTPKIKGGINAPNVNLPKAGLKGSDLAISTPSVGTKVPSGKYKAPKFKMPKFDLPDIRVPNFNGDLEGPDVRLAAPDLKAGLVDLNVPSTDLDFGSSSGKLKMPGFGLSRPKVKGPQYELQTPGMDVSAPKFKGGGINLPGGDIKGPKLDLNTPDMDVNMPSGKLGIDADAPSGNLKLPKLKLFGALPKSKDMDINAGMKTPELALKSPKINGIDVPDVSVPKVDLQAPNFDLNSPDVNIGSPKGKFAMPKLNVPSLDLSGPKGGLDVDASLNRPRLPSGGFDIDAPSFDLKGPKHLPNMDLKAPKIKGGIGAPDWDLPNMDLKAPKIKGGIGAPDWDLPNMDLKAPKIDMNTPNVNIGSPKAKLKMPKLKMPKFPSLKGPEFDGNLDGPDVDVNVPKVNLKGPKADMGMPDFDISGPSGKFKKPNFNLPNFGLSGPKLDGPNLDLKTPDLGLSGPNLSGGLNAPDINMPKIDLKSPKLDLNTPKLNFGGPSGKLKMPELHAPDWDVKAPSGKLKMPKFDLSGKLPKGPNMDINTDLNSPDLSLNAPKIKGGIDAPDLDLPNMNLKSPKLDVNTPNVNIGSPKAKFKMPKFKTPKFHFPSLKGPEIGGNLDGPDVDVNVPKVNLKGPKADMGMPDFDISGPSGKFKKPNFNLPNFGLSGPKLDGPNLDLKTPDLGLSGPNLSGGLDAPDINMPKVDLKSPKLDLNTPKLNFGGPSGKLKMPELHAPDWDVNAPSGKLKMPKFHFPSLKGPEIDGNLDGPDVDVNVPKVNLKGPKADMGMPDFDISGPSGKFKKPNFNLPNFGLSGPKLDGPNLDLKTPDLGLSGPNLSGGLNASDINMPKVDLKSPKLDLNTPKLNFGGPSGKLKMPELHAPDWDVNAPSGKLKMPKFDLSGKLPKGPNMDINTDLNSPDLSLNAPKIKGGIDAPDLNLPKMNLKSPKLDVNTPDVNIGSPKAKFKMPKLKMPKFHFPSLKGPEIDGNLDGPDVDVNVPKVNLKGPKADMGLSDFDISGPSGKFKKPNFNLPNFGLSGPKLDGPNLDLKTPDLGLSGPNLSGGLDAPDINMPKVDLKSPKLDLNTPKLNFGGPSGKLKMPELHAPDWDVNAPSGKLKMPKFDLSGKLPKGPNMDINTDLNSPNLSLNAPKIKGGIDTPDLDLPNINLKSPKLDVNTPDVNIGSPKAKFKMPKLKMPKFHFPSLKGPEIDGNLDGPDVDVNVPKVNLKGPKADVGMPDFDISGPSGKFKKPNFNLPNFGLSGPKLDGPNLDLKTPDLGLSGPNLSGGLNAPDINMPKVDLKSPKLDRNTPKLNLGGPSGKLKMPELHAPNWDANAPSGKLKMPKFDLSGKLPKGPNMDINTDLNSPDLSLNAPKIKGGIDAPDLDLPNMGLKAPKLDMNTPDVNIGSKLNMPKLKMPKFDLSGKLPKIKGGIDTPDLDFPNMGLKAPKLDMNTPDMNIGSKLNMPKLKMPKVNLPNLKGPEIDGNFDGPDINAPNINLKGPTTDFDIPDVDFGSRFKKPHLKMPDVGFSSPELEGPNFDFKSPDFNAKLPKGPNLNLNSDLKTPDFNLKAPKLKGGINAPKLGLPNMDLHAPKLNMDTPNVNMPSLKTPDLSLSGPKAKMPDLNLAGPSLKGPGLSMPDLHLPDTSFKGPKLDLNAKRPDLGINGNIGRPDMNFNAPNVKGGIRGPDVDMNVPSGNIQGPQTDFDMANRKFKLSSFKLPQFGGPDLSRTGSDIDFGASLRPTNLDISPPNAKLNMKPPQLLKGDFTGPNVSAPNMPKVSMRNPALHLKSPDLDIDDPSLNFNGPSYKNRRSDIPGVNMRMPDLDVDGNVRLHHTDRQPPRYKDRSSYPTMDAGFGHHIDYKRSDLNIDDFTGRHHVLRARGSKLDFQAPPNYGQVISPSGVKMRDPRHTRRVPSGEVDIYSMHRRSLQQVPNARLPHFSQDQGIRVPDSSDGYYVTVFPDQAQSQRTPNLKYISLGGPDFHPGNVDLEVPRGNDLKGESTFFYSNLI; from the exons ATG CCATCACACCGCCGGGGAAGGAGTCTCTCTGAGGCGCTGACCTTGGAGCGATCAGCGGAGGGCGGCCTCGTCGTTTCCAGCATTGACGACAGTTCTTCAGCCAATCAGGGACTGAAGGAAG GGGATGAACTTTTGGGGGCAACAATAAATTTTGATCACCTGTCAAAAGCCGAGGTGTTAGAAGTACTGAAGCTGATGGAGCCGTTTGATGACAAGATCCAGGTCCTCACCAGGAACAACATGAGCAAGAGCCTCGGAAACTTGCACCAGAGTGCTAAGAATCCTGAGACG ATGCTGAAGGATTCCTACGACAAACTCTACAATGCCAGAATCAAGAAGTTTATGAAAGGTGACTTGCTCAGTGCAGACGAGGACTCTGTGAACACGGAGGTTACTGCCAAGCAAATTCTACAAAGCTCATCCAACGTCAACCAAAAGCACGACATGGGGTTGCCTCGCCTCGGAGTTGACTTTGGACTTTTGAAAAGCAAAACTCTGACCACAGACATTGGTGCTGATTCACAATATGGTGCTGCTGGAGAATTAGCATATGACAACAATCTGAACCTTCCACCGTTGGGTCTCGGGCTGAATGGGACTACTCTAAGTGGAGCTCAGGTACCAAGACTGAAAGTTGATGCTAGAAATCCACAGTTTGACACTCCAGACTTCCATCTGTCCGGAACATTACCAGAGGGTCCAAACACTACGGCTGGTATACAACTGCCAAACAATGACACAGTTGACTTGACAATGCCAAATCTTCAAAGACCTCAAATTGGACTGGAAAGCAACCCAACCTTTAGAGCTCCAGAAATGGGTATGGACTTAAACGGTTCAGATGTTAGCACCCGTGACATGGGAATAAACCTTAATGGGGGAGATATCACTGGCCCATCCTTTGACACCGGTGTTCCCAAAGTGGGAATTGAAGGAACAAACAAAATGCCAAAATTCAAAATGCCAGACCTGGGCCTCTCTGGACCTTCTTTGAGTAGTCCAGAAGGCGAGGTCAACACACCTGATGTAGGAACCCCAGATGTTCCCTCAGGTAAACTCGGTCTCATGTATTCCAAGAGGCTGAAAAACCCAGATCTAAATGTGGACAACCCTTCTGGTTATGTAGAGTCACCCAAGCTCAGCTTGACTGGGAGATCTCCTGACTTAGATCTAGACATTCCAGGTGTTGATGTACCACAACTTGATTTACATGGGCAGGACATTGACATACCTTCAGGGAAATTCAAAGTGCCACTTAAGAAACAAAAGATTGATCTTAAATCTACGGATTTAGATGTGGATGCCCCATTTGGTAAATTGACTAAGCCCAAATTTGGGTTCACAGGCAAAAGTGAAGTTGATGTTAAAACACCAAAGATAAAAGGTGGGATTAATGCACCTAATGTAAATCTACCAAAAGCTGGTCTAAAAGGATCAGATTTAGCCATTAGCACTCCATCGGTTGGCACTAAAGTTCCATCTGGAAAATACAAAGCTCCTAAGTTTAAAATGCCCAAATTTGATTTACCAGACATTCGAGTTCCAAATTTTAATGGAGATTTAGAGGGACCAGATGTGCGGTTGGCAGCACCAGATCTCAAAGCTGGATTGGTTGACCTAAATGTACCCTCAACTGACTTAGATTTTGGAAGCTCATCTGGAAAACTCAAAATGCCAGGCTTTGGCCTATCTAGGCCTAAAGTTAAAGGCCCTCAATACGAGTTACAAACTCCAGGCATGGATGTGTCCGCTCCCAAGTTTAAAGGGGGGGGCATCAATTTGCCTGGTGGTGATATCAAAGGCCCAAAGCTAGACCTTAATACCCCTGATATGGATGTTAATATGCCTTCTGGTAAATTAGGCATTGACGCAGATGCTCCTTCTGGCAACCTTAAACTGCCAAAATTGAAGCTCTTTGGCGCATTACCAAAGAGTAAAGATATGGATATCAATGCAGGGatgaaaacacctgaactaGCTCTGAAATCCCCAAAGATAAATGGCATAGATGTTCCTGATGTGAGTGTACCAAAAGTGGATCTTCAAGCTCCAAATTTTGATCTCAACTCCCCAGATGTAAACATTGGTTCACCCAAAGGAAAATTTGCAATGCCAAAGCTGAATGTACCCAGCTTAGACTTGTCAGGTCCAAAAGGAGGACTCGATGTGGATGCATCTCTAAACAGACCACGCCTACCATCAGGTGGTTTTGATATTGATGCACCTTCATTTGATCTGAAAGGCCCAAAACATTTACCAAACATGGATCTTAAAGCTCCAAAGATAAAGGGTGGAATTGGTGCCCCTGACTGGGACTTACCAAACATGGATCTTAAAGCTCCAAAGATAAAGGGTGGAATTGGTGCCCCTGACTGGGACTTACCAAACATGGACCTTAAAGCTCCAAAAATTGATATGAACACTCCAAATGTCAACATTGGTTCACCCAAAGCAAAATTAAAGATGCCCAAATTAAAGATGCCTAAATTTCCAAGCCTAAAAGGACCTGAGTTTGATGGAAACTTGGATGGCCCAGATGTTGATGTAAATGTACCCAAGGTCAACCTCAAAGGTCCTAAAGCTGATATGGGAATGCCAGATTTTGATATTTCTGGTCCATCTGGAAAATTCAAAAAGCCAAATTTTAACCTGCCTAATTTTGGGCTTTCTGGTCCAAAGTTAGATGGCCCTAACCTGGACCTCAAAACACCTGATCTAGGTCTATCTGGTCCTAATCTCAGTGGTGGCTTAAATGCACCTGACATAAACATGCCGaaaattgatcttaaaagcccCAAACTGGACCTTAATACCCCAAAGTTGAACTTTGGTGGGCCATCAGGTAAACTGAAAATGCCAGAGCTTCATGCTCCAGACTGGGATGTTAAGGCTCCCTCGGGCAAATTGAAAATGCCTAAATTTGATCTTTCAGGTAAATTACCGAAGGGACCAAATATGGACATAAACACTGATCTGAATTCACCAGATCTGAGCCTGAATGCCCCAAAGATAAAGGGTGGAATTGATGCCCCTGACTTGGACTTaccaaacatgaacctgaaatcTCCCAAGTTAGATGTGAACACTCCAAATGTCAACATTGGTTCACCCAAAGCAAAATTTAAAATGCCCAAATTTAAAACGCCTAAATTTCACTTCCCAAGTCTAAAAGGACCTGAGATTGGCGGAAACTTGGATGGCCCAGATGTAGATGTAAATGTACCCAAGGTCAACCTCAAAGGTCCTAAAGCTGATATGGGAATGCCAGATTTTGATATTTCTGGTCCATCTGGAAAATTCAAAAAGCCAAATTTTAACCTGCCTAATTTTGGGCTTTCTGGTCCAAAGTTAGATGGCCCTAACCTGGACCTCAAAACACCTGATCTAGGTCTATCTGGTCCTAATCTCAGTGGTGGCTTAGATGCACCAGACATAAACATGCCCAAGGTTGACCTCAAAAGCCCAAAGCTGGACCTCAATACCCCAAAGTTGAACTTTGGTGGGCCATCAGGTAAACTGAAAATGCCAGAGCTTCATGCTCCAGACTGGGATGTTAATGCTCCCTCGGGCAAATTGAAAATGCCTAAATTCCACTTCCCAAGTCTAAAAGGACCTGAGATTGATGGAAACTTGGATGGCCCAGATGTTGATGTAAATGTACCCAAGGTCAACCTCAAAGGTCCTAAAGCTGATATGGGAATGCCAGATTTTGATATTTCTGGTCCATCTGGAAAATTCAAAAAGCCAAATTTTAACCTGCCTAATTTTGGGCTTTCTGGTCCAAAGTTAGATGGCCCTAACCTGGACCTCAAAACACCTGATCTAGGTCTATCTGGTCCTAATCTCAGTGGTGGCTTAAATGCATCAGACATAAACATGCCGAAAGTTGATCTTAAAAGCCCCAAACTGGACCTTAATACCCCAAAGTTGAACTTTGGTGGGCCATCAGGTAAACTGAAAATGCCAGAGCTTCATGCTCCAGACTGGGATGTTAATGCTCCCTCGGGCAAATTAAAAATGCCTAAATTTGATCTTTCAGGTAAATTACCGAAGGGACCAAATATGGACATAAACACTGATCTGAATTCACCAGATCTGAGCCTGAATGCCCCAAAGATAAAGGGTGGAATTGATGCCCCTGACTTGAACTTACCAAAAATGAACCTGAAATCTCCCAAGTTAGATGTGAACACTCCAGATGTCAACATTGGTTCACCCAAAGCAAAATTTAAAATGCCCAAATTGAAAATGCCTAAATTCCACTTCCCAAGTCTAAAAGGACCTGAGATTGATGGAAACTTGGATGGCCCAGATGTAGATGTTAATGTACCCAAGGTCAACCTCAAAGGTCCTAAAGCTGATATGGGATTGTCAGATTTTGATATTTCTGGTCCATCTGGAAAATTCAAAAAGCCAAATTTTAACCTGCCTAATTTTGGACTTTCTGGTCCAAAGTTAGATGGCCCTAACCTGGACCTCAAAACACCTGATCTAGGTCTATCTGGTCCTAATCTCAGTGGTGGCTTAGATGCACCAGACATAAACATGCCCAAGGTTGACCTCAAAAGCCCAAAGCTGGACCTCAATACCCCAAAGTTGAACTTTGGTGGGCCATCAGGTAAACTGAAAATGCCAGAGCTTCATGCTCCAGACTGGGATGTTAATGCTCCCTCGGGCAAATTGAAAATGCCTAAATTTGATCTTTCAGGTAAATTACCGAAGGGACCAAATATGGACATAAACACTGATCTGAATTCACCAAATCTGAGCCTGAATGCCCCAAAGATAAAGGGTGGAATTGATACCCCTGACTTGGACTTACCAAACATAAACCTGAAATCTCCCAAGTTAGATGTGAACACTCCAGATGTCAACATTGGTTCACCCAAAGCAAAATTTAAAATGCCCAAATTGAAAATGCCTAAATTCCACTTCCCAAGTCTAAAAGGACCTGAGATTGATGGAAACTTGGATGGCCCAGATGTTGATGTAAATGTACCCAAGGTCAACCTCAAAGGTCCTAAAGCTGATGTGGGAATGCCAGATTTTGATATTTCTGGTCCATCTGGAAAATTCAAAAAGCCAAATTTTAACCTGCCTAATTTTGGGCTTTCTGGTCCAAAGTTAGATGGCCCTAACCTGGACCTCAAAACACCTGATCTAGGTCTATCTGGTCCTAATCTCAGTGGTGGCTTAAATGCACCTGACATAAACATGCCCAAGGTTGACCTCAAAAGCCCCAAACTGGACCGTAATACCCCAAAGTTGAACTTAGGTGGGCCATCAGGTAAACTGAAAATGCCAGAGCTTCATGCTCCAAACTGGGATGCTAATGCTCCCTCGGGCAAATTGAAAATGCCTAAATTTGATCTTTCAGGTAAATTGCCAAAGGGACCAAATATGGACATAAACACTGATCTGAATTCACCAGATCTGAGCCTGAATGCCCCAAAGATAAAGGGTGGAATTGATGCCCCTGACTTGGACTTGCCTAATATGGGCCTTAAAGCTCCCAAATTAGACATGAACACTCCGGATGTGAACATTGGATCAAAGCTGAATATGCCGAAATTGAAAATGCCGAAATTTGATCTTTCAGGTAAATTACCAAAGATAAAGGGTGGAATTGATACCCCTGACTTGGACTTTCCTAATATGGGCCTTAAAGCCCCCAAATTAGACATGAACACTCCAGATATGAACATTGGATCAAAGCTGAATATGCCAAAATTGAAAATGCCTAAAGTTAATCTACCAAACCTAAAAGGACCTGAGATTGATGGAAACTTTGATGGCCCAGACATCAATGCACCCAACATCAACCTCAAAGGGCCCACAACTGACTTTGATATACCAGATGTTGATTTTGGCAGCCGATTTAAAAAGCCACATTTGAAAATGCCTGATGTGGGGTTTTCTAGTCCAGAGTTAGAAGGCCCAAACTTTGACTTCAAGTCACCAGATTTTAATGCCAAATTACCAAAAGGACCCAATTTGAATTTAAATTCGGACCTAAAAACTCCAGATTTTAATCTCAAAGCTCCAAAATTGAAAGGTGGAATCAATGCCCCCAAATTGGGATTACCAAACATGGACCTTCACGCtcccaaattaaatatggaCACCCCAAATGTCAACATGCCAAGTTTAAAGACACCAGACCTCAGTCTCTCTGGACCTAAGGCAAAAATGCCAGACCTGAATCTTGCAGGACCTTCACTGAAAGGCCCTGGTCTAAGTATGCCAGACTTACACTTGCCTGATACCAGTTTCAAAGGTCCCAAGCTAGACCTCAATGCAAAACGTCCTGATCTTGGAATAAATGGTAACATAGGACGACCTGACATGAACTTCAATGCCCCTAATGTCAAAGGAGGAATAAGAGGTCCAGATGTTGACATGAATGTTCCCTCAGGGAACATCCAGGGTCCTCAGACTGATTTTGATATGGCAAACAGAAAATTCAAACTCTCTTCTTTCAAGCTGCCTCAGTTTGGAGGTCCAGATCTTAGCAGGACAGGGTCCGATATTGACTTTGGTGCATCTCTGAGACCAACAAATCTGGATATTTCTCCTCCAAATGCAAAACTGAATATGAAACCACCACAGTTACTGAAGGGGGATTTCACAGGTCCGAATGTTAGTGCTCCAAACATGCCGAAAGTGTCAATGCGGAATCCAGCGCTGCATCTCAAATCTCCAGATCTTGACATTGATGATCCTTCACTAAATTTCAATGGACCTTCTTATAAGAATCGCAGGTCAGATATCCCAGGGGTAAACATGAGAATGCCTGACCTGGATGTGGATGGAAATGTCCGACTTCATCACACTGACAGGCAGCCACCCAGGTACAAAGACAGGTCCAGCTACCCTACGATGGATGCTGGTTTTGGCCACCACATTGATTACAAGCGTTCAGATCTCAACATTGATGATTTCACAGGAAGGCATCACGTGCTTAGAGCCAGAGGTTCAAAACTGGACTTCCAGGCGCCACCTAACTATGGACAGGTGATCTCCCCATCAGGTGTTAAAATGAGGGACCCCAGACACACCAGAAGAGTTCCTTCTGGTGAGGTTGACATCTATTCAATGCACCGCAGATCATTGCAGCAAGTACCTAATGCACGTTTGCCACATTTCTCTCAAGACCAAGGAATAAGAGTCCCTGACAGTTCAGACGGATACTACGTCACTGTTTTCCCCGACCAAGCACAAAGTCAACGAACGCCAAACCTCAAATATATCTCACTTGGGGGGcctgactttcacccaggaaacgTTGACCTTGAGGTTCCACGAGGAAATGACCTAAAAGGGGAATCCACTTTCTTTTACTCCAACCTCATATAG